One part of the Eucalyptus grandis isolate ANBG69807.140 chromosome 10, ASM1654582v1, whole genome shotgun sequence genome encodes these proteins:
- the LOC104421412 gene encoding L-ascorbate oxidase — translation MIVNFIAVLLLIQPSLPLGSKTRHFKWEVGYVFRSPDCLERPVMGINGQFPGPTIRAEAGDTLHVELTNKLTTEGVVIHWHGIRQFGTPWADGTASISQCVINPEETFVYRFKVDKAGTYFYHGHYGMQRAAGLYGSLIVDVAEGEKEPFDYDGEFSLLLSDWWHQSVQEQEAGLSSVPFRWIGDPQSLLMNGRGQYNCSLASSFAVAGSNVTTGQGGPCRFLGHEDCAPQILSVLSNRTYRLRLASATSLHSLNFAVASHKLVVVEADGNYVQPFAVDDLDIYSGESYSVLLTTDQNPAANYFISAGVRGRQSNTTQALTILNYKPNPPLKTPTSPPPVTPRWDDFDRSRQFSLKIRALVGRSPKPPRKSDRRIVLLNTQNTVDGVVRWSINNMSLALPATPYLGSIKYRLKHAFDGAPPPETFPENYNITRPPANLNSTIGNRVYQLRLNSTVDVVLQNANAMNENNSEIHPWHLHGHDFWVLGYGEGRFAAAEAEKHFNLDDPPSKNTAVVYPYGWTAVRFVADNPGVWAFHCHVESHLHMGMGSVFAEGVHRVGRIPGEAIACGLTARMKLAAAEDEDGN, via the exons ATGATCGTCAACTTCATTGCCGTCCTGCTTTTGATCCAACCCTCTTTGCCCCTGGGATCCAAAACCAGGCACTTCAAATGGGAGGTCGGTTACGTGTTTCGTTCCCCGGACTGTCTCGAGAGACCCGTGATGGGGATCAACGGCCAGTTCCCGGGCCCTACGATCCGGGCCGAGGCCGGGGACACCCTTCATGTGGAGCTTACCAATAAGCTCACCACCGAGGGGGTTGTTATTCACTGGCATGGAATCAGACAG TTTGGAACACCATGGGCGGATGGAACTGCTTCCATCTCTCAGTGCGTCATCAATCCAGAGGAAACCTTCGTTTACAGATTCAAAGTCGacaag GCGGGGACGTACTTCTATCACGGGCACTACGGCATGCAGAGGGCGGCGGGGCTATACGGGTCCCTGATAGTGGACGTCGCGGAAGGAGAGAAGGAGCCGTTCGATTATGATGGCGAGTTCAGCCTCTTGCTGAGCGACTGGTGGCACCAGAGCGTGCAGGAGCAGGAGGCCGGCCTCTCTTCCGTGCCCTTCCGTTGGATCGGCGATCCCCAG TCGTTGCTGATGAACGGAAGAGGGCAATACAATTGCTCCCTTGCGTCAAGCTTCGCCGTCGCCGGCAGCAATGTGACCACGGGTCAAGGTGGTCCGTGCAGGTTTCTCGGTCACGAAGATTGTGCACCTCAAATTCTCAGCGTGCTTTCGAACCGGACGTATCGGCTCCGACTGGCCAGTGCTACTTCCCTCCACTCTCTCAACTTCGCAGTCGCG AGCCACaagctggtggtggtggaggcCGACGGCAACTACGTCCAGCCCTTCGCTGTCGACGACCTCGACATCTACTCCGGTGAGAGTTACTCCGTCCTCCTCACGACCGACCAAAACCCCGCTGCCAACTACTTCATCTCCGCCGGCGTCCGGGGAAGGCAGTCCAACACTACTCAAGCCCTGACCATCCTCAATTACAAGCCGAACCCACCCCTTAAAACTCCTACCTCGCCGCCTCCGGTCACCCCTCGCTGGGACGACTTCGATCGCAGCAGGCAGTTCTCCCTGAAGATCCGCGCCCTCGTCGGACGCTCCCCGAAGCCACCGAGGAAATCCGACCGCCGGATTGTCCTCCTCAACACGCAGAACACTGTCGATGGGGTGGTCAGGTGGTCGATCAACAACATGTCGCTGGCGCTGCCCGCGACTCCGTACTTGGGCTCGATCAAGTACCGGCTGAAGCACGCCTTCGACGGTGCTCCGCCGCCAGAGACGTTCCCGGAGAACTACAACATCACGAGGCCGCCGGCAAACCTCAACTCCACCATCGGGAACAGAGTCTACCAGCTACGGCTCAATTCCACGGTGGACGTGGTGCTTCAAAACGCGAACGCGATGAACGAGAACAATAGTGAGATCCATCCCTGGCACTTGCACGGGCACGACTTCTGGGTTCTGGGGTACGGCGAGGGGCGGTTCGCGGCGGCCGAGGCGGAGAAACATTTCAACCTGGATGATCCGCCCTCGAAGAACACGGCCGTGGTGTACCCGTACGGGTGGACGGCGGTGAGGTTCGTGGCGGACAACCCCGGGGTGTGGGCGTTCCACTGCCACGTGGAGTCGCACCTCCACATGGGGATGGGCTCGGTGTTCGCCGAGGGCGTCCACCGGGTCGGCAGGATACCGGGGGAGGCCATCGCATGCGGGTTGACGGCGAGGATGAAGTTGGCTGCGGCCGAGGACGAGGACGGGAATTGA
- the LOC104421411 gene encoding protein ETHYLENE INSENSITIVE 3 — MMMFEDMGICGDLDFFSAPLGEGHGVAPQTEPEATVEDDYSDEEIDVDELERRMWRDKMRLKRLKEQNKGKEGVDIAKQRQSQEQARRKKMSRAQDGILKYMLKMMEVCKAQGFVYGIIPEKGKPVTGASDNLREWWKDKVRFDRNGPAAIAKYQADHSVPGKNDGCNPIGPTPHTLQELQDTTLGSLLSALMQHCDPPQRRFPLEKGVPPPWWPTGNEDWWPQLGLPKDQGAPPYKKPHDLKKAWKVGVLTAVIKHMSPDIAKIRKLVRQSKCLQDKMTAKESATWLAIINQEESLARELYPDSCLPLSSSGGSGSLVINDCSEYDVEGMEDEPNYDVQERKPENLNPPSHLGLERMRGPFVQQSPFPMKGEVVSNLDMARKRKPCNDLNMVMDHKIFTCEFLQCPYSELRLGFRDRTSRDNHQLSCPYRSNSSEFGGSNFHVNEVKPVIFPQGFVQSKPMTSTVNSASTPFDLSGLGVPEDGQKVISDLMSIYDTSIQGNKNMNPANDAIIEDQSRPQPKLQQQNEFVGSFFQQPNASANHHMFSREDIQFDRFKTMNSSFEANNHNHDNLQLMFGSPFDLSSFDFKEELPGGVMDPLPKQDVTIWFQQ, encoded by the coding sequence ATGATGATGTTCGAGGATATGGGAATCTGTGGCGATCTGGACTTCTTCTCTGCCCCTCTCGGGGAGGGACATGGGGTTGCTCCGCAAACTGAGCCAGAGGCCACCGTGGAGGATGATTATTCCGATGAAGAGATCGATGTGGATGAGCTCGAGAGAAGGATGTGGAGGGACAAGATGCGTCTCAAGCGGCTAAAGGAGCAGAACAAGGGGAAGGAGGGAGTTGATATCGCGAAACAGCGGCAGTCCCAAGAGCaggcaaggaggaagaagatgtcGAGAGCTCAGGATGGAATTCTTAAGTAcatgttgaagatgatggaggtcTGTAAGGCTCAGGGTTTTGTGTATGGAATCATCCCAGAAAAGGGAAAGCCGGTTACCGGGGCATCAGACAATCTAAGAGAATGGTGGAAGGACAAAGTCAGGTTCGATCGAAACGGTCCAGCCGCCATAGCCAAGTACCAAGCCGATCATTCCGTTCCTGGGAAGAATGATGGATGCAACCCCATCGGACCTACCCCGCACACTCTGCAAGAGCTTCAGGACACGACCCTTGGCTCGCTTCTGTCAGCACTCATGCAGCACTGTGACCCCCCTCAGAGGCGGTTCCCATTGGAGAAAGGCGTTCCTCCTCCATGGTGGCCCACTGGAAACGAGGACTGGTGGCCCCAGCTGGGTTTGCCGAAGGATCAAGGAGCCCCGCCCTACAAGAAACCTCATGATCTTAAGAAGGCATGGAAGGTAGGTGTTCTCACGGCGGTGATCAAGCACATGTCTCCTGATATCGCCAAGATACGCAAGCTTGTGAGGCAGTCCAAATGCTTGCAAGATAAGATGACGGCCAAGGAAAGTGCTACTTGGCTGGCTATAATAAACCAAGAGGAGTCTTTGGCACGAGAGCTTTACCCTGATTCATGCCTCCCACTGTCCTCATCTGGAGGGAGCGGGTCTTTGGTCATAAATGACTGCAGTGAGTATGATGTCGAAGGGATGGAAGACGAGCCCAACTATGATGTACAAGAGCGCAAGCCTGAGAATCTCAACCCACCATCCCATCTGGGGCTGGAGAGAATGAGAGGTCCTTTTGTCCAGCAATCGCCTTTCCCAATGAAGGGAGAAGTTGTCAGCAACTTAGATATGGCGCGGAAGAGGAAGCCGTGCAATGATTTGAATATGGTGATGGATCACAAGATTTTCACCTGTGAGTTCCTGCAGTGCCCTTATAGTGAACTGAGGCTGGGGTTCCGTGACAGAACCTCAAGGGACAATCACCAGCTGAGCTGCCCTTACAGAAGCAATTCTTCAGAGTTTGGCGGGTCAAACTTCCATGTTAATGAGGTCAAGCCAGTGATTTTCCCTCAAGGTTTTGTCCAGTCCAAGCCCATGACTTCAACGGTCAATTCAGCATCAACCCCCTTTGATCTATCAGGGCTTGGAGTTCCTGAAGATGGGCAGAAAGTGATATCTGATCTTATGTCGATCTACGATACCAGCATCCAAGGCAACAAGAACATGAATCCCGCGAATGATGCGATCATAGAAGACCAGAGCCGTCCTCAGCCAAAGCTTCAACAACAAAACGAGTTTGTGGGATCATTCTTTCAGCAACCCAATGCTTCCGCCAATCATCACATGTTCTCCCGAGAGGACATTCAGTTCGACCGGTTCAAGACCATGAATTCTTCGTTCGAGGCCAACAACCACAACCACGACAACCTACAGCTCATGTTCGGGTCTCCATTCGATTTGTCGTCTTTCGATTTTAAGGAGGAGTTGCCAGGTGGGGTCATGGATCCCCTGCCGAAGCAGGATGTCACTATATGGTTCCAGCAATGA
- the LOC104421413 gene encoding leucine-rich repeat protein 1 encodes MRGGLRSFSFFLLFCASSLTLAPFRLAGANSEGDALYTFRRSLSDPDNVLQSWDPTLVNPCTWFHITCNQDNRVTRVDLGNSNLSGHLVPELGKLEHLQYLELYKNNIQGTIPTELGNLKSLVSLDLYYNNITGNIPPSLGKLNSLVFLRLNDNKLTGPIPRELVGISSLKVVDVSNNNLCGTIPTTGPFEHIPLNNFENNPRLEGPELLGLASYDTNCY; translated from the exons ATGCGGGGTGGGCTGCGGAGCTTCTCGTTCTTCTTGTTGTTCTGCGCGTCGTCGCTAACCCTAGCGCCGTTCCGGCTGGCCGGCGCCAACTCCGAGGGGGACGCGCTCTACACCTTCCGGCGGAGCCTGTCGGATCCGGACAACGTGCTCCAGAGCTGGGATCCGACCCTGGTCAACCCCTGCACCTGGTTTCACATCACTTGCAACCAGGACAACCGCGTCACTCGAGT AGATTTAGGGAACTCTAATCTATCTGGACATCTGGTACCTGAACTCGGGAAGCTTGAGCATCTGCAGTATCT TGAGCTTTACAAGAACAACATTCAAGGAACTATTCCGACTGAGCTTGGTAACTTGAAGAGCCTTGTTAGCTTGGACTTGTATTACAACAATATCACTGGGAACATCCCTCCCTCACTGGGGAAGTTGAATTCTCTTGTTTTCCT GAGGCTAAATGATAATAAGTTGACTGGGCCAATCCCAAGGGAACTTGTTGGCATTTCAAGTCTTAAAGTCGT GGATGTATCAAACAACAACCTTTGTGGAACTATTCCTACTACGGGACCATTTGAACACATTCCACTGAACAA CTTTGAGAACAACCCACGACTAGAAGGACCCGAGTTGCTTGGGCTCGCAAGCTACGACACTAACTGTTACTAA